A single region of the Thermodesulfatator indicus DSM 15286 genome encodes:
- a CDS encoding TRAP transporter large permease — MSPETILVPLMFVTLIVFLLLGIPVAFALSGTALLFSLLGIKFGLFSFDLLYALPERLMGIAENYILLAIPFFIFMGSILERSGLAEDLLETMGQAFGSLRGGLAISVVVVGTLLAAATGIVGATVITMGLISLPAMLRHGYSKKLACGVIAASGTLGQIIPPSIVLIVLADQLGVSVGDMFLAAIIPGLILSGFYVLYVFLVSLFKPEIAPAIPKEKNVSTVAFIKKVLKVVFPPLFLIAVVLGSIFAGWATPTEAGAFGAVGAMVLAWFSGRLTRKTLEECLTSTVKLSSMVLFILVGATFFTLVFRGLYGDFVIEDLLTHLPGKEYGFLLTVNLVVFILGFFLDFFEIVFIVVPLVAPVAERLLSPIFSDFSEPSRIALVWFGIIISMNLQTSFLTPPLGFSLFYLKGVSPPEVTTADIYKGVVPFILIQIIALASIIFFPEISVGILK, encoded by the coding sequence ATGTCTCCTGAAACTATCTTGGTTCCTTTAATGTTTGTTACTTTAATTGTTTTCCTTTTATTAGGTATTCCTGTAGCTTTTGCCCTTTCTGGAACAGCTCTTTTATTTTCATTATTAGGTATAAAATTTGGTTTATTTAGTTTTGATCTTTTGTATGCCCTCCCCGAAAGATTAATGGGAATTGCTGAAAATTATATCCTGTTGGCCATACCTTTTTTCATTTTCATGGGAAGCATATTAGAACGTTCGGGACTTGCTGAAGATCTTCTAGAAACCATGGGGCAGGCTTTTGGTTCTTTAAGAGGAGGACTCGCTATAAGTGTTGTTGTTGTAGGAACACTTTTGGCTGCCGCTACAGGGATTGTTGGCGCTACTGTTATTACCATGGGCCTTATTTCTCTGCCTGCAATGTTAAGACATGGATATTCTAAAAAGTTAGCCTGCGGTGTAATAGCCGCTTCAGGTACCTTAGGACAGATAATACCTCCTTCTATTGTTTTAATTGTTTTAGCTGACCAATTAGGAGTTTCTGTAGGCGATATGTTTCTTGCCGCTATAATTCCAGGTTTAATTCTTTCGGGGTTTTATGTTCTTTATGTCTTTTTGGTTTCTTTATTTAAGCCTGAAATAGCTCCAGCTATTCCTAAGGAAAAAAATGTATCTACAGTTGCTTTTATTAAAAAAGTGTTAAAAGTGGTTTTCCCTCCTTTGTTTTTAATAGCTGTAGTATTGGGTAGTATTTTTGCAGGCTGGGCCACTCCAACCGAAGCTGGAGCCTTTGGGGCAGTAGGAGCTATGGTACTTGCCTGGTTTTCGGGTCGATTAACAAGAAAGACCCTTGAAGAATGTCTTACAAGTACAGTAAAACTTTCCTCTATGGTTTTATTTATCTTGGTAGGCGCTACTTTTTTTACTTTAGTTTTTAGAGGGCTTTATGGAGATTTTGTTATCGAAGATCTTCTTACTCATCTTCCTGGCAAAGAATACGGATTTCTTTTAACGGTGAATCTAGTTGTTTTTATATTAGGATTCTTCTTGGATTTTTTTGAAATAGTCTTTATAGTTGTACCTTTAGTAGCCCCTGTAGCCGAAAGGCTATTATCTCCTATTTTTTCTGACTTTTCAGAACCATCAAGAATAGCTTTAGTATGGTTTGGTATTATTATTTCTATGAATCTGCAAACATCCTTTCTCACCCCTCCTCTTGGTTTTTCTCTGTTTTATCTAAAAGGTGTTAGCCCACCTGAGGTAACTACCGCAGATATCTATAAAGGTGTGGTACCTTTCATATTGATTCAAATAATAGCTTTGGCTTCGATTATTTTTTTCCCTGAAATATCAGTTGGAATCTTAAAATAA
- a CDS encoding histone deacetylase family protein, with product MLKRLPVVYSPEFKYHRTSPQHPENPKRLEVIIQRLKEGILGQIVEFFEPDPAPLEWVKEVHDINYLLRFEEACLRGRSFICGKENEICYDTYEIAFLAAGAVIDAVELVEKGEKFIFCPVRPPGHHAESYTALGFCFLNNIAIAARYWQKKYGRRIMIIDWDAHHGNGIQNIFYEDDQVFYISIHENPRFSFPGTGLAEERGRGRGEGYTLNIPLPLDSGDVQFVDAFIEQIEPVVKEFKPDGLIIAAGFDAHQDDDMAYLNVTTAGFAEVSEIVRSWREEFDFPVISVLEGGYNLEILPTCVAVHLKAMLDIEAEDPEDF from the coding sequence TTGCTTAAAAGACTCCCTGTTGTTTATTCGCCAGAATTTAAATATCACCGCACCAGTCCCCAACATCCTGAAAATCCTAAACGGCTTGAAGTTATTATACAGAGGCTAAAAGAAGGTATCCTTGGCCAAATCGTAGAGTTTTTTGAGCCCGATCCTGCTCCGCTTGAGTGGGTTAAAGAAGTCCATGACATTAATTATCTCCTCAGATTTGAAGAGGCTTGTTTGCGAGGCCGTTCTTTTATTTGCGGTAAGGAAAACGAAATTTGTTATGATACTTACGAAATCGCCTTTTTAGCCGCTGGGGCGGTGATAGACGCGGTAGAATTGGTAGAAAAAGGTGAGAAATTTATTTTTTGCCCGGTAAGGCCTCCGGGGCACCACGCTGAAAGCTATACGGCCCTCGGTTTTTGTTTTCTCAACAACATAGCTATAGCGGCTCGTTATTGGCAGAAAAAGTACGGCCGCCGCATCATGATTATAGATTGGGATGCACATCACGGAAACGGGATACAAAATATTTTTTACGAAGATGATCAAGTATTTTATATAAGTATTCACGAAAACCCTCGTTTTAGTTTCCCAGGTACAGGGCTGGCTGAAGAAAGGGGAAGAGGCCGAGGGGAAGGCTACACTTTGAATATTCCTCTACCTTTAGATAGTGGTGATGTTCAATTTGTAGATGCGTTTATAGAACAGATAGAACCAGTAGTAAAAGAATTCAAGCCAGACGGGTTGATTATAGCGGCTGGTTTTGATGCCCATCAAGACGACGATATGGCCTATCTTAATGTTACCACCGCTGGGTTTGCTGAAGTTAGCGAGATTGTCCGCTCTTGGAGGGAGGAGTTTGATTTTCCGGTGATTTCAGTCCTTGAAGGTGGCTATAATCTAGAAATACTTCCCACCTGTGTGGCCGTACACTTAAAAGCTATGCTTGACATTGAAGCCGAAGACCCTGAAGACTTTTAG
- a CDS encoding YbhB/YbcL family Raf kinase inhibitor-like protein, with translation MIWASKGKGNMTLTSSFTDKGRIPLKYVMPAAGGQNISPPLKWEGAPSQTKSFALLCVDLHPIANHWVHWMVINIPKNVNFLPEGASRHKMPKGSKELKNSFGFIGYGGPQPPPGTGEHPYVFTIFALDVARIDLPEDASLEMFSQTIKKHVLAQANLTGYFSR, from the coding sequence ATGATTTGGGCGTCTAAAGGAAAAGGCAATATGACTCTAACTTCTTCCTTCACAGATAAAGGGCGTATTCCCCTGAAATACGTAATGCCTGCTGCTGGTGGCCAAAATATTTCTCCGCCTCTTAAGTGGGAAGGAGCACCTTCTCAAACCAAATCTTTTGCTTTGCTTTGCGTTGACCTTCACCCTATAGCCAATCATTGGGTTCATTGGATGGTCATAAATATTCCGAAAAACGTCAATTTTTTACCAGAAGGGGCTTCCCGGCATAAAATGCCTAAAGGCTCTAAAGAACTTAAAAACTCTTTTGGCTTTATTGGTTATGGTGGGCCTCAACCTCCCCCAGGTACAGGAGAACATCCCTATGTGTTTACCATTTTTGCCCTTGATGTAGCCCGAATAGACTTACCAGAAGATGCCAGCCTTGAAATGTTTAGCCAAACTATAAAAAAACACGTGCTAGCCCAAGCCAATTTAACAGGTTACTTTAGCCGCTAA
- a CDS encoding bifunctional acetate--CoA ligase family protein/GNAT family N-acetyltransferase, whose product MSIYNLDHVFKPKSIAVVDVIPGDASPSELLLRNLVWRGFRGDVFLVNKAQEEICGLVPYPSLTAVPSPVDLAIIAGPVENLWDNLNDCVKKKVKGVIILARDFVAQMKNPEVALSQLYGYVVKHNIRILGPNTLGFLRPHLKLYASVVPNKFEPGNLAFISDSSTLASAILDWAEKKRVGFSFFTSLGDKVDIDLSDMIDYLGIDFHTRALIVFIRDVKSGRKFIRAARAFSRAKPIMVVKSGRFVSFDGERYTDMAQIIKRDWVYSAAFRRAGVVEVDELLELFHVAESLAKQPRPKGKRLAIVTNAGGAAGIAVDALRANNGDLAELSPKTKEALKEILPEERLKNPVDLLSYAPPSAYHKAILACLRDPQVDGVIVLHTPEFGINVEELAWAIIKAHQQVRYKPVLASFMGEERVEAGRQLLSEHNIPNFITPVETVKSFLYMYRYDHLLKLLFETPGSLLENFFPDQKKVRKIIEKAALEDRFILNQEESFAILETYGIKVSKELPESEAEVYPLSVGMFKDSHFGSIISFGFGGPALKAEKDIALGLPPLNQTLALRVLERTKIYKFLTEEKKYSPVPLEKLLVLFSLLIVDFPEIKEIELNPVWFGKNGYVVSGAKIYLEDFAFLPRKETRTYHCPAHLAICPYPNQFVFNVCLKDGSEVNIRPIKPEDEPLLAEMFSSLSGETLRLRFMQPRNQITHEELARMCHVDYDRELNLVAEVKEDGKLRIIGMINLLRLPDEESAEMALLVADNCQGKGLGWLLCNTMLQVAKQLGIKKVYMEILTENVRMQKLAEKLGFRIQSREEDVIRVVKEIA is encoded by the coding sequence ATGTCTATTTATAATCTCGACCATGTATTTAAACCCAAGTCTATAGCGGTGGTAGATGTCATCCCAGGAGATGCTTCTCCAAGCGAACTTTTATTACGTAACCTTGTTTGGCGGGGATTTCGAGGAGATGTTTTTTTAGTGAACAAAGCTCAGGAAGAAATTTGTGGCCTCGTTCCTTATCCTTCTTTAACTGCTGTTCCTTCGCCAGTTGATTTGGCCATTATTGCCGGCCCAGTAGAAAACTTATGGGACAATCTAAATGATTGCGTCAAAAAGAAGGTAAAGGGAGTTATTATCCTTGCCAGAGATTTTGTAGCTCAAATGAAAAATCCCGAAGTGGCCTTGTCCCAGCTCTACGGTTACGTTGTTAAACACAATATTCGTATTTTGGGGCCTAACACCCTTGGTTTCTTGCGGCCACACTTAAAACTTTACGCTTCAGTGGTGCCTAATAAATTTGAACCGGGCAATTTAGCTTTTATAAGTGATAGTTCTACTCTGGCTTCAGCTATCTTAGATTGGGCAGAGAAAAAAAGAGTAGGCTTTAGCTTTTTCACTTCTTTGGGAGATAAAGTCGATATCGACTTATCAGACATGATAGACTACCTCGGTATTGATTTCCATACCAGGGCCCTCATTGTCTTTATAAGAGATGTAAAATCTGGCCGAAAATTTATTAGGGCGGCCAGAGCCTTTAGCCGAGCCAAACCTATAATGGTGGTTAAAAGCGGCCGTTTTGTCTCTTTTGACGGGGAACGTTACACTGACATGGCTCAAATTATTAAGAGGGATTGGGTCTATTCCGCAGCCTTCCGTCGAGCAGGTGTAGTTGAAGTAGATGAATTGCTAGAGTTATTCCATGTAGCTGAAAGTCTTGCCAAACAACCTCGTCCTAAGGGTAAAAGGTTAGCTATTGTTACCAATGCCGGAGGGGCAGCAGGAATTGCTGTTGATGCCCTTCGAGCCAACAACGGTGATTTGGCCGAATTAAGCCCCAAAACTAAAGAAGCTTTGAAGGAAATCCTTCCTGAAGAACGCCTCAAAAACCCGGTGGATCTTCTATCTTATGCCCCCCCTTCGGCTTATCACAAAGCTATTCTCGCCTGTTTAAGGGACCCTCAGGTTGACGGCGTTATAGTACTTCATACTCCAGAGTTTGGCATTAACGTAGAGGAGTTGGCCTGGGCAATTATTAAGGCCCATCAGCAAGTTCGTTATAAGCCGGTTTTGGCCTCATTCATGGGTGAAGAAAGGGTGGAAGCTGGCCGTCAGCTCCTGAGTGAACATAATATACCTAACTTTATTACTCCTGTAGAAACGGTCAAAAGCTTTCTTTATATGTATCGTTATGACCATCTACTAAAGCTACTTTTTGAAACTCCTGGATCTTTGCTCGAAAATTTCTTCCCCGACCAGAAAAAAGTACGCAAGATTATTGAAAAAGCAGCCCTAGAAGACCGCTTCATCCTTAACCAGGAAGAATCTTTCGCAATCTTAGAGACATACGGTATTAAAGTTTCTAAAGAATTGCCCGAATCCGAGGCTGAAGTTTATCCTTTGTCCGTTGGTATGTTTAAAGACTCCCATTTTGGTTCCATAATATCCTTTGGTTTCGGTGGGCCGGCTCTCAAAGCTGAAAAAGACATCGCCCTGGGACTTCCACCTCTTAATCAAACGCTTGCCTTGCGCGTATTGGAACGGACTAAAATTTATAAATTTTTGACTGAAGAAAAAAAATATTCACCTGTCCCCCTTGAAAAACTTTTAGTTCTTTTTTCTCTTCTAATAGTTGATTTTCCGGAAATAAAAGAAATTGAATTAAATCCAGTTTGGTTTGGTAAAAACGGCTATGTCGTCTCAGGAGCCAAGATTTATCTTGAAGACTTTGCCTTTTTACCACGTAAAGAAACTCGGACTTATCATTGCCCGGCCCACTTGGCTATTTGTCCATATCCTAATCAATTTGTCTTTAACGTTTGCTTGAAAGATGGCTCAGAAGTAAATATTAGACCCATCAAGCCTGAGGATGAACCCCTTCTTGCCGAGATGTTTTCTTCTTTAAGTGGAGAGACTTTGAGGCTTCGCTTTATGCAGCCACGGAACCAGATCACACATGAAGAGCTGGCTAGAATGTGTCACGTAGACTACGACCGAGAACTCAACCTAGTGGCAGAAGTTAAAGAAGATGGCAAGCTACGTATTATTGGAATGATAAATCTTTTACGTTTACCTGATGAAGAAAGTGCGGAAATGGCTCTTCTTGTAGCTGACAATTGTCAAGGCAAAGGCTTAGGTTGGCTCCTCTGCAATACTATGCTTCAAGTAGCCAAACAATTAGGTATCAAGAAAGTATATATGGAAATTCTTACTGAAAATGTTAGAATGCAAAAATTAGCTGAAAAATTGGGCTTTAGAATTCAAAGTCGCGAAGAAGATGTCATAAGGGTGGTAAAAGAAATTGCTTAA